The window CACGGTCGGGTACGCCGACGGGGTGCTGCGGATCGAGGCGGCCACCGCGAAGAACCAGATCTTCGGCAACTCCGGCTCGGTCGACGTGACCGTCCGGGTGCCCGCCGGGTCGCGGGTCGAAGGGCGGGCGGCGGCCGCCGAGTTCCGGGCCGCCGGCCGGCTCGGGGACCTCGTCTTCGACACCGCCCAGGGCCCGATCGTCGTCGAGGAGGCGGCGAGCGCGCGGATCGAGGTGGCCGCCGGTGACGTGTCGCTCGGGCGGCTCACCGGCCCGGCCGAGATCACCGTCAGCAAAGGTGACATCCGGATCGCCGAGGCGGTGCGGGGCTCGGTGGTGCTGCGGGTCCGGGCCGGGGCGATCGAGATCGGCGCCGCGGCGGGTGTCTCGGCCGTGCTGAACGCGGGTGTCTCGTACGGGCGCGTCGACAACCGCCTGAAGAACGACGGCACCGCCGACCTGGAGATCCACGCGACCAGCGACTACGGCGACATCGTGGCGCACAGTCGGTGACGGGCCCGCGATGTCGTATCCGATCCACGTCGAAGGGCTGGTCAAACGATATGGCGGGACGGTCGCGCTGGACGGCGTCGACCTCCGGGTGCCGGCCGGCAGCGTGGCCGGGGTACTCGGATCGGCCGGGTCCGGGAAGACCACCCTGATCCGGGTGCTGTCCGGGCTGACCGGCCCGGACGCCGGCCGGGTCGCGGTCCGGCGGGCGGGGGTGCTGCTGCTCGACGAACCCACCGCCGGGCTCGGCCCGCACGACCGCGACCGGCGGTGGGACCAGATCCGCCGGACCGCCGGGGACGGCACCGCGGTGCTGCTCACCACCCGGTTGCCGGAGGAGGCCGGGCAGCTCGCCGACCGGATGATCGCGCTCGACCGGGGGCGGGTGGTCGCCTCCGGCCGGGCCGGGGAGTTGCGACGACGGACCGGCGGCCGGATCCTGCAGGTGCGCGCGACGGTCGCCGCCGACGGTGCCGCGGTGGCCGCGATCCTGCACGAGATGACCGGGACGGTCCCGGCCCGCGACGACCGGACCGGCCTGCTCAGCGTGCCGGCCGGCGATCCGATGCTGATGTCGGCGCTGGTCCGGCGGCTGGACGCGGCCGACATCCCGGTCGACGAACTCGGCCTGCGGCTGCCCAGCCTGGACGAGGTGCTCAGATCGCTGCGGTGAGCCGCCGCAACGCCTCCTCGCGAGGCAGACGCGCGCCCTCGTCGTACCGCTGCCGGAAGGTCTGGTCGCCGAGAACGGTGACCAGACCGGCGACCAGGTCCCGCAGCACCGGCTCGCCCTGGTCGAAGGCGCCGCGGATCGCCTGGCTCCAGCCCAGCGCGGTCGCCGCGTCGCCCGGCCGGTCCTCCAGCGCGAGCAACTCACCGACCTGTTCGGCCGCCCAGGCGAGGCCGTTGCTCTGCGCGCGGGTGAGGTTCGGCCGGACCGCACGCGGCAGCAACTCGCGGGCACCGGCGGCGTCGCGCGCGGCGAGCCGGTTCATCATCCGGGTGCCGTCGATCAGATCAAGGGCCATCTCCTCGGGGTACGGCAGATCGCGCACCCGCGCCGACAGGCTGTCCAGGGTGCGCTCGGCCGCGGCGAGATCACCCGAGCGGCGCTGCCAGCCGGCCACCCCGAACAGCAGCGCCGCCTCCCGCCGCCGACCCCACCGACCGGCGCGCTGCTGCATGGCCCGCAGATCGCGGTGCGCCCCGTCGAGGTCACCGGCCCGCATCCGCTCGCGCGCCAGCCGGTTGCGGGACCAGTACCGATAGTCCTCGGTGCCGAGTTCGGCGCTGATCGCGACGGCCCGTTCGAACGCGGCGATCGACACCGCGTACTCGCCGCGCAACGACGGCAGCCGGCCGATCGCGAGCAGGCTCATCACCAGACCCCACCGGTCGCCGGCCGCCTCGAAACCACGGACCGCCTCCTCCCGGGCCCGGGCGCCGCCGTCCAGATCGCCGTGCTCGACGAGGGTGAAGTTGTGGGCCCAGTTCGCGCTGGCCCGGGTCCACGGATCGGACGACGTCAGCGCCTGATCGAAATCGGCCTCGGGGGAGAACGCCTGCTGGCAGATCCACAGCAGACGTGCCGGATGGACCTCCCGGGCGCGCAGCGTGGTCCGTACCAGAGCCAGGGCCTGATGGGCGCCGTCCGGCGCGATGTCGCCGAGGTCGCACAACGCGGCGAGGAACGTCTCCAGCTGGGCGTTCAGCCCCCGGTTGGCCCAATACCAGAACAGGGCCTTGATGAATCGGTACGTCCGGACGGCGTCCCCGGCGTCCAGGACCATCCGCAGCGCGGCGGTGATGTTGTCGTGCTCGGTGTCCAGGACGGCGAACGCGGTCAGCTGCTCGCGGGTGCGCAGCAGCGGCTCCAGGCGCTCGACCAGCTCCAGGTGGTGATCGGCGAACCGGTCCGCGACGTCGTCGCCGGCCGCGGCCAGCTGCTGCGCGCCGTACGCGCGGACGGTCTCCAGCATCCGGTAGCGGCCGCCGTGCTGCTGCACGATCGACTTCTCCACCAGCGCGTCCAGCACGTAGAGCACGTCCCGCTCCGGCAGGTCCCGATCGGCGCAGACCGCTTCCAGCGCGGCCGGGCCCGCCCCGCCCGGGAAGATCGACAGCCGCCGGGCCAGGATCCGCTCCGGCTCGTCGAGCAGGTCCCAGCTCCACTCGACCAGGGCGAGCAGGGTGCGCTGGCGCGGCATCGCCGTCCGGCTGCCCGAGGTCAGCAATCGGAACCGGTCATCGAGCCCACGGACGATCTGGTCCACAGCCATCGACCGCAGCTTCACCGCGGCCAGCTCCAACGCCAACGGCATCCCGTCGAGACGCCAGCAGATCTCCACCACCGCGTCGACGGTCCGCTCGTCCAGGGTGAACCCGGGCCGGACCCCGGCGGCCCGGTCGACGAACAGACGCACCGCGGCGGCACCGGCGGCAGTGCCCAGATCGGGTTCCCCGGCGGGCAGCGCCAACGGCCCGAGATGGCACAGCGCCTCGCCGGTGATGGCCAGCGGCTCCCGGCTGGTGGCCAGGATCCGCAGCCGGGCCGACCGGCCGAGCAACTCGTCGGCGAGCCGGGCGGCCGCGTCCACCAGGTGCTCGCAGTTGTCCAGCATCAGCAGGGCGTCACCGACGTCGAGCAGTTCGACGAGCCGGTCGAGCGCCGACCGCGGCCCGCTGTCGTAGAGCCGGCCGTGCGCGGAGCCGACCACCCCGAGGACCGCGTCGGCCAGCTGCTCCGGGTCGGCGACACCGGCCAGCGGCACGAACCACACCCGGCCCGGGTCGTGGGCCGGATCCCGCCGGGCCGCCTCCAGCGACAGCCGGGTCTTGCCCGCGCCGCCGGGTCCGACGATCGTGACCAGGCGGGCAGTGCCCATCAGCCGGGCGATCCCGGCCAGCTCGTCCTCACGCCCGACGAAACTGGTGACCCCGGCCGGCAGGCGGCTCGCCGGGGCGGCCGGAGCGGTCGGCGCGACCGGGCGTTCGAGCTGCCCGCGCAGCAGCGACAGGTGTAGTTCACGCAGCTCCGGCGAGGGGTCGACGCCGAGTTCGTCGCCGAGGGCGGTCCGGATCCGCTCGTAGACGGCGAGCGCGTCGGACTGCCGACCGGCCGCGGTCAACGCCCGCATCCGCAGCATGGCGAGCCGTTCACTGAGCGGCCGGTGCACGGCGGCGGCGCTCAGGTCGGCCAGGATCCGGCGGTAGCGGCCCAGTTCCAGCTCCGCCTCGAAACGGTCCTCGGCGGCACCGGTGCGCAGCTCCTCCAGGCGAGCCGCGGCGTTGCGGGCGAACGGGGCGTCCTGGACGTCGGAGAGCGCGCTGCTCTGCCACAGCCCGGCGGCCGCGCCGAGCGTGTCCGCGGCCTCCTCCAGGCGGCCGGCCGCCAACTCCCGGCGCCCCCGGGCGGCGAGCTCCTCGAACCGGTGGGCGTCCACATCGTCGGGACCGATCGGCAGCCGGTAGCCACCCGCCGCGAAGTCCACCGTCGCCGTCGTGCCGAGCACCCGGCGCAGCCGGGAGACCAGGCCCTGCAACGCCGCCGCGGCACCGGCCGGGGTGTGCTCGCCCCACAGGTCGTCGATCAGCGTGTCGGCCTGAACCGGACGACCGGCGGCCAGTGCGAGCCGGGCCAGCAGCATCCGCAGCCGGGTGCCGGGAACGTCGACCGCAGCGCCGTCGTCCGAAGTGGCAGTCACCGGGCCCAGCAACACGACACGCACCGCAGCATGATCGCATGGCCCGACGGCCCGCCGGGGGCACGCGTCCACGGCCCCGGACGACCCGGTCGGAGGCCCGGTGCCGACACGGCCGCCACCGCGACCGGCACCGGGCCGTCCACCGTCGGCCGACCCCGTTTCCGGCGGCCGACGGGTCATCAGCGGGCGAGCAACTCCCGCAGCCGGTATTCGGCCTGCGTGCCGGACACCCGACCACCGTGGATCACGGTCAGGTCCTCGACGGCGCAGGCCGGTGGGGCGTGCCCGACCGCCGCGGCCAACACCGGATTGCGGTCGGCCCAGGTGAGCAGGGTGGCGGCCAGTTCCCGCTCGGCGGTCTCCGGGCCCGCGGCGGCGGCCAGCCGCCTGGTCGATCCCTGACGGTACGGCCAGAACGACCACACCTTGGTCTCGTCGATGAGCTGCTCGACCGGGTCGGACCGCAGATACCGCAACGCGATCTGGATCGAGTCGGTGCTGCCGTCACCGATCAGCTCGTCGACCATGCTGTGCCGGGCCCGGGACCCGGCCACCTCGTAGAACGTGCTGCGGCAGCCCCGACCGTCGGCGGCCGTCAGGATGTTGCGCCAGGTCGGTTTCGGCGCCGGAACGGTTTCCAGCAGTCGTACCGCGGCCCGGTAGTAGATCAGTTTGGTCTGCCAGTGGTTCCGGCGGGACGACATGTTGCCGGAGAGCCGCTCCACCCATCGCGCCACGACGGTGGGGCCGAACTCCTGGAAGGTGACCGGATCGATTGGTGCCGTCGTCATCGCCCTCAGTCCTTCTCGCTGGTCGTGCCTGCGTGCCAACGAGCCTGGCCGGATCACCGGAACCGCACCATCACGTAATCGCGGGGTCCTGCGCGCGGCGTCCGGTCACCACGTCGAGAACGTCGTCCCATCCGGACGGACGACCCGTCCCCCGCCACGCGACGTGCTGGTCGGGACGCACCAGCAGCAGCCCGCATCCGGCCC of the Actinoplanes sichuanensis genome contains:
- a CDS encoding ATP-binding cassette domain-containing protein, translated to MSYPIHVEGLVKRYGGTVALDGVDLRVPAGSVAGVLGSAGSGKTTLIRVLSGLTGPDAGRVAVRRAGVLLLDEPTAGLGPHDRDRRWDQIRRTAGDGTAVLLTTRLPEEAGQLADRMIALDRGRVVASGRAGELRRRTGGRILQVRATVAADGAAVAAILHEMTGTVPARDDRTGLLSVPAGDPMLMSALVRRLDAADIPVDELGLRLPSLDEVLRSLR
- a CDS encoding DUF4097 family beta strand repeat-containing protein; its protein translation is MQTFDTAGPITAILDIPAGRVAVTAADVTETTVEVRPADPTRKRDVRAAEQTTVGYADGVLRIEAATAKNQIFGNSGSVDVTVRVPAGSRVEGRAAAAEFRAAGRLGDLVFDTAQGPIVVEEAASARIEVAAGDVSLGRLTGPAEITVSKGDIRIAEAVRGSVVLRVRAGAIEIGAAAGVSAVLNAGVSYGRVDNRLKNDGTADLEIHATSDYGDIVAHSR
- a CDS encoding ATP-binding protein: MRVVLLGPVTATSDDGAAVDVPGTRLRMLLARLALAAGRPVQADTLIDDLWGEHTPAGAAAALQGLVSRLRRVLGTTATVDFAAGGYRLPIGPDDVDAHRFEELAARGRRELAAGRLEEAADTLGAAAGLWQSSALSDVQDAPFARNAAARLEELRTGAAEDRFEAELELGRYRRILADLSAAAVHRPLSERLAMLRMRALTAAGRQSDALAVYERIRTALGDELGVDPSPELRELHLSLLRGQLERPVAPTAPAAPASRLPAGVTSFVGREDELAGIARLMGTARLVTIVGPGGAGKTRLSLEAARRDPAHDPGRVWFVPLAGVADPEQLADAVLGVVGSAHGRLYDSGPRSALDRLVELLDVGDALLMLDNCEHLVDAAARLADELLGRSARLRILATSREPLAITGEALCHLGPLALPAGEPDLGTAAGAAAVRLFVDRAAGVRPGFTLDERTVDAVVEICWRLDGMPLALELAAVKLRSMAVDQIVRGLDDRFRLLTSGSRTAMPRQRTLLALVEWSWDLLDEPERILARRLSIFPGGAGPAALEAVCADRDLPERDVLYVLDALVEKSIVQQHGGRYRMLETVRAYGAQQLAAAGDDVADRFADHHLELVERLEPLLRTREQLTAFAVLDTEHDNITAALRMVLDAGDAVRTYRFIKALFWYWANRGLNAQLETFLAALCDLGDIAPDGAHQALALVRTTLRAREVHPARLLWICQQAFSPEADFDQALTSSDPWTRASANWAHNFTLVEHGDLDGGARAREEAVRGFEAAGDRWGLVMSLLAIGRLPSLRGEYAVSIAAFERAVAISAELGTEDYRYWSRNRLARERMRAGDLDGAHRDLRAMQQRAGRWGRRREAALLFGVAGWQRRSGDLAAAERTLDSLSARVRDLPYPEEMALDLIDGTRMMNRLAARDAAGARELLPRAVRPNLTRAQSNGLAWAAEQVGELLALEDRPGDAATALGWSQAIRGAFDQGEPVLRDLVAGLVTVLGDQTFRQRYDEGARLPREEALRRLTAAI